The Oxyura jamaicensis isolate SHBP4307 breed ruddy duck chromosome Z, BPBGC_Ojam_1.0, whole genome shotgun sequence genome window below encodes:
- the RIC1 gene encoding guanine nucleotide exchange factor subunit RIC1 isoform X4 — protein sequence MYFLSGWPKRLLCPLESPERPLHIRTDPQRAFFAVLAPSQLSVWYCRPSVLIVSYKELAKAASQFGPYKQAEWRPDSTMIAVSTAKGYILFFEIPSARDKYLYEPMYPKGSPHLKGTPHYKEEQCAPSLNLEMKKVLDLQASITSLQSMLEDLLVATADGFLHLVHWDGMTNGRKAINLCTVPFSVDLQSSRAGSFLGFEDVYIRDMEYCATLDGFAVVFNDGRVGFITPMSSRFTAEQLHGVWAQDVIDGTCVAVNNKYRLMAFGCANGSVQVYTIDTTTGAMQFSHKLELTPKQYPDIWNKTGPVKLIRWSPDSCVVMVTWECGGLSLWSVFGAQLICTLGGDFAYQSDGTKKDPLKISSMTWGSEGYHLWVIDGNSSQNTKSDRDAKNEPQQFGILQFHFIKSALTVNPCMSNQEQVLLQGEDRLYLNCGDATQAQNPRNTSAHSEHKPTRERGPFSDGNLDSQGLSTLLGHRHWHVVQIHSTYLESNWPIRFSAIDKLGQNVAVVGKFGFAHYSLLTKKWKLFGNITQEQNMIVTGGLAWWNDFIVLACYNLNDHQEELRIYLRTSNLDNAFAHITKVQANTLLLSVFRDIVILFRADCSICLYSIERRPEGLNPTASVQVLQEVSMSRYIPHPFLVVSVTLTSVRTETGISLKMPQQACEAESIMLNLAGQLIMLQRDRSGPQIRDKDNNPNQRKHLPFCAPVVLAQSVENVWTTCRINKQKRHLLEALWLSCGGAGMKVWLPLFPRDHRKPHSFLSRRIMLPFHINIYPLAVLFEDALVLGAVNDTVLYDCLYTQTSAREHLEVLFPFSIVERTSQIYLHHILRQLLVRNLGEQALLLAHSCATLPYFPHVLELMLHEVLEEEATSREPIPDPLLPTVAKFITEFPLFLQTVVHCARKTEYALWNYLFAAVGNPKDLFEECLMAQDLDTAASYLIILQNMEVPAVSRQHATLLFNTALEQGKWDLCRHMIRFLKAIGSGETETPPATPTTQEPSSSSGFEFFRHRSISLSQSAENLHSKFNLTKTLSMPSGPSGKRWSKDSDCAENMYIDMMLWRHARRLLEEIKLKDLGCFAAQLGFELIGWLCKERARAARVEDFVFALKKLHKDFLWPFPVIPASSINSPFKNGKYKTAMGEQLLKSQSADTFVNMEVDTGVSSTPRSRSWLGTISSSQREIDTASSHGPHMQDAFLSPLLIKVFFPLCF from the exons aGGAAGCCCACATCTGAAGGGAACACCACATTATAAAGAAGAGCAATGTGCTCCTTCTTTAAAtctggaaatgaagaaagtgCTGGATCTACAAGCTTCTATCACAAG TTTGCAGTCCATGTTAGAGGATCTACTTGTTGCTACTGCTGATGGATTTCTCCATCTTGTTCACTGGGATGGTATGACCAATGGAAGGAAGGCCATCAACCTGTGTACAGTTCCATTTTCTGTGGATCTGCAGTCTTCTCGAG CAGGTTCATTTTTGGGCTTTGAAGATGTTTACATCAGAGATATGGAATACTGTGCCACACTTgatggttttgctgttgtttttaatgatggCAGAGTTGGTTTCATTACACCAATGTCAAGTAGATTCACTGCTGAG CAGCTCCATGGTGTCTGGGCACAAGATGTGATTGATGGAACTTGTGTGGCAGTGAATAACAAATACAGACTAATGGCATTTGGATGTGCCAA TGGCTCTGTGCAGGTTTATACAATAGATACCACCACGGGAGCCATGCAATTTTCTCATAAATTGGAGCTGACACCAAAACAATATCCTG atatTTGGAATAAAACAGGACCTGTTAAACTAATCAGATGGTCACCTGATAGCTGTGTTGTTATGGTGACCTGGGAATGTGGAGGCTTGTCCTTATGGAGTGTTTTTGGTGCTCAACTTATCTGTACTTTAGGAGGTGATTTTGC gtATCAGTCTGATGGTACTAAAAAGGACCCTCTAAAGATCAGTTCTATg accTGGGGTTCAGAAGGGTATCATCTGTGGGTCATTGATGGGAATTCTTCTCAAAACACTAAGTCTGACAGAGACGCAAAAAATGAACCTCAACAGTTTGGTATTCTGCAGTTCCATTTCATCAAGAGTGCACTCACTGTTAATCCTTGTATG agtaacCAGGAACAAGTCCTCCTGCAAGGAGAAGATCGCTTGTATTTGAACTGTGGAGATGCAACACAAGCCCAGAACCCCAGAAATACTTCAGCACACTCTGAACATAAGCCTACCAGGGAAAGAGGTCCATTTTCAGATGGCAATTTAGATTCTCAGGGTTTAAGCACTTTACTAGGACACCGGCATTGGCATGTCGTACAG ataCATAGTACTTATCTAGAGAGCAACTGGCCTATAAGG TTTTCAGCTATTGACAAGCTTGGGCAGAATGTAGCTGTTGTTGGCAAGTTCGGTTTTGCACATTATTCTTTACTCACCAAAAAATGGAAGCTGTTTGGAAACATTACCCAG gagcAAAATATGATCGTAACAGGAGGCTTAGCATGGTGGAATGACTTCATTGTTCTTGCATGTTATAATTTAAATGATCATCAGGAAGAG CTGAGAATCTACCTGCGAACATCTAACCTTGATAATGCATTTGCACACATCACCAAAGTGCAAGCAAACACTTTACTACTGAGTGTCTTCCGGGACATCGTAATATTGTTCAGAGCAGATTGTTCCATTTGCCTTTACAGTATTGAGAGAAGGCCTGAAGG tcttaaCCCTACTGCCAGTGTCCAAGTTCTTCAGGAAGTGTCCATGTCTCGATACATCCCCCATCCTTTTCTTGTAGTGTCTGTTACGTTGACATCGGTGAGGACAGAGACTGGCATCAGCTTGAAGATGCCTCAGCAG GCTTGTGAGGCTGAAAGTATTATGCTAAACTTAGCAGGACAGCTCATCATGCTGCAACGGGATCGATCTGGCCCCCAGATACGGGATAAGGATAATAATCCTAATCAAAGGAAGCAT CTGCCTTTCTGTGCTCCAGTTGTTCTAGCCCAGTCTGTTGAAAATGTGTGGACTACTTGCAGGATCAACAAACAGAAACGCCACTTATTGGAAGCTCTTTGGCTCAGCTGTGGTGGGGCAGGTATGAAAGTCTGGCTTCCCCTGTTTCCCAGAGATCATCGAAAACCACATTCCTTTCTGTCAAGACGGATCATGCTGCCTTTCCACATCAACATATACCCACTGGCTGTTTTGTTTGAAGATGCCTTGGTTCTTGGTGCTGTTAATGACACTGTGCTCTATGACTGTTTATACACTCAAACCAGTGCTAGAGAACATTTAGaggttctttttcctttctccattgTTGAGAGAACCTCTCAGATCTACCTCCATCACATTTTACGCCAGCTGTTGGTTAGGAACCTTGGTGAACAAGCCTTGCTTTTGGCTCACTCCTGTGCCACATTACCATACTTTCCTCATGTACTAGAACTGATGCTTCATGAAGTGCTGGAAGAAGAAGCTACCTCGCGGGAACCCATTCCCGACCCTCTGCTTCCCACTGTGGCAAAGTTCATTACAGAGTTCCCCCTCTTCCTGCAGACAGTAGTTCATTGTGCTAGGAAGACAGAGTATGCCCTGTGGAATTacctttttgctgctgttggaaACCCAAAGGACTTATTTGAAGAGTGCTTAATGGCCCAGGACTTGGACACAGCTGCCTCTTACCTTATTATCCTACAG AATATGGAAGTTCCAGCAGTTAGCAGACAACATGCCACTCTCCTGTTTAACACTGCCTTAGAGCAGGGAAAGTGGGATCTTTGTCGTCATATGATCAGATTTCTTAAAGCCATTGGTTCTGGAGAAACAGAGACACCTCCAGCTACACCAACAACTCAG GAACCCAGTTCAAGTAGTGGCTTTGAATTCTTCAGACATCGCAGCATTAGTTTATCCCAATCAGCAGAGAATCTCCACAGCAAATTTAACCTGACAAAAACACTGAGTATGCCCTCTGGCCCATCTGGAAAAAG GTGGAGTAAAGACAGTGACTGTGCTGAGAACATGTACATTGACATGATGCTTTGGCGGCATGCTCGGCGTCTGCTAGAAGAAATCAAGCTGAAAGACCTTGGTTGTTTTGCTGCACAGTTGGGCTTTGAGCTGATTGGCTGGCTGTGCAAGGAGCGAGCCAGAGCTGCTCGTGTCGAAGACTTTGTGTTCGCTTTGAAAAAGCTACACAAGGATTTCCTCTGGCCATTCCCAGTCATACCGGCTTCATCCATTAATTCACCCTTCAAGAACGGAAAGTACAAGACAG ccaTGGGGGAACAGCTGCTAAAATCTCAGTCTGCAGACACCTTTGTAAATATGGAAGTGGACACAGGGGTTTCAAGCACACCTAGGAGTCGCAGCTGGCTTGGCACTATCAGCTCCTCTCAGAGAGAAATTGACACGGCTTCATCCCATGGACCACACATGCAAGATGCattcctttctcctttgctAATCAAAG tttttttccccttatgtTTCTGA
- the RIC1 gene encoding guanine nucleotide exchange factor subunit RIC1 isoform X5 encodes MYFLSGWPKRLLCPLESPERPLHIRTDPQRAFFAVLAPSQLSVWYCRPSVLIVSYKELAKAASQFGPYKQAEWRPDSTMIAVSTAKGYILFFEIPSARDKYLYEPMYPKGSPHLKGTPHYKEEQCAPSLNLEMKKVLDLQASITSLQSMLEDLLVATADGFLHLVHWDGMTNGRKAINLCTVPFSVDLQSSRAGSFLGFEDVYIRDMEYCATLDGFAVVFNDGRVGFITPMSSRFTAEQLHGVWAQDVIDGTCVAVNNKYRLMAFGCANGSVQVYTIDTTTGAMQFSHKLELTPKQYPDIWNKTGPVKLIRWSPDSCVVMVTWECGGLSLWSVFGAQLICTLGGDFAYQSDGTKKDPLKISSMTWGSEGYHLWVIDGNSSQNTKSDRDAKNEPQQFGILQFHFIKSALTVNPCMSNQEQVLLQGEDRLYLNCGDATQAQNPRNTSAHSEHKPTRERGPFSDGNLDSQGLSTLLGHRHWHVVQIHSTYLESNWPIRFSAIDKLGQNVAVVGKFGFAHYSLLTKKWKLFGNITQEQNMIVTGGLAWWNDFIVLACYNLNDHQEELRIYLRTSNLDNAFAHITKVQANTLLLSVFRDIVILFRADCSICLYSIERRPEGLNPTASVQVLQEVSMSRYIPHPFLVVSVTLTSVRTETGISLKMPQQACEAESIMLNLAGQLIMLQRDRSGPQIRDKDNNPNQRKHLPFCAPVVLAQSVENVWTTCRINKQKRHLLEALWLSCGGAGMKVWLPLFPRDHRKPHSFLSRRIMLPFHINIYPLAVLFEDALVLGAVNDTVLYDCLYTQTSAREHLEVLFPFSIVERTSQIYLHHILRQLLVRNLGEQALLLAHSCATLPYFPHVLELMLHEVLEEEATSREPIPDPLLPTVAKFITEFPLFLQTVVHCARKTEYALWNYLFAAVGNPKDLFEECLMAQDLDTAASYLIILQNMEVPAVSRQHATLLFNTALEQGKWDLCRHMIRFLKAIGSGETETPPATPTTQEPSSSSGFEFFRHRSISLSQSAENLHSKFNLTKTLSMPSGPSGKRWSKDSDCAENMYIDMMLWRHARRLLEEIKLKDLGCFAAQLGFELIGWLCKERARAARVEDFVFALKKLHKDFLWPFPVIPASSINSPFKNGKYKTGAVTSELIWTRFLFCNPTPISLNISFLNSAKQRTG; translated from the exons aGGAAGCCCACATCTGAAGGGAACACCACATTATAAAGAAGAGCAATGTGCTCCTTCTTTAAAtctggaaatgaagaaagtgCTGGATCTACAAGCTTCTATCACAAG TTTGCAGTCCATGTTAGAGGATCTACTTGTTGCTACTGCTGATGGATTTCTCCATCTTGTTCACTGGGATGGTATGACCAATGGAAGGAAGGCCATCAACCTGTGTACAGTTCCATTTTCTGTGGATCTGCAGTCTTCTCGAG CAGGTTCATTTTTGGGCTTTGAAGATGTTTACATCAGAGATATGGAATACTGTGCCACACTTgatggttttgctgttgtttttaatgatggCAGAGTTGGTTTCATTACACCAATGTCAAGTAGATTCACTGCTGAG CAGCTCCATGGTGTCTGGGCACAAGATGTGATTGATGGAACTTGTGTGGCAGTGAATAACAAATACAGACTAATGGCATTTGGATGTGCCAA TGGCTCTGTGCAGGTTTATACAATAGATACCACCACGGGAGCCATGCAATTTTCTCATAAATTGGAGCTGACACCAAAACAATATCCTG atatTTGGAATAAAACAGGACCTGTTAAACTAATCAGATGGTCACCTGATAGCTGTGTTGTTATGGTGACCTGGGAATGTGGAGGCTTGTCCTTATGGAGTGTTTTTGGTGCTCAACTTATCTGTACTTTAGGAGGTGATTTTGC gtATCAGTCTGATGGTACTAAAAAGGACCCTCTAAAGATCAGTTCTATg accTGGGGTTCAGAAGGGTATCATCTGTGGGTCATTGATGGGAATTCTTCTCAAAACACTAAGTCTGACAGAGACGCAAAAAATGAACCTCAACAGTTTGGTATTCTGCAGTTCCATTTCATCAAGAGTGCACTCACTGTTAATCCTTGTATG agtaacCAGGAACAAGTCCTCCTGCAAGGAGAAGATCGCTTGTATTTGAACTGTGGAGATGCAACACAAGCCCAGAACCCCAGAAATACTTCAGCACACTCTGAACATAAGCCTACCAGGGAAAGAGGTCCATTTTCAGATGGCAATTTAGATTCTCAGGGTTTAAGCACTTTACTAGGACACCGGCATTGGCATGTCGTACAG ataCATAGTACTTATCTAGAGAGCAACTGGCCTATAAGG TTTTCAGCTATTGACAAGCTTGGGCAGAATGTAGCTGTTGTTGGCAAGTTCGGTTTTGCACATTATTCTTTACTCACCAAAAAATGGAAGCTGTTTGGAAACATTACCCAG gagcAAAATATGATCGTAACAGGAGGCTTAGCATGGTGGAATGACTTCATTGTTCTTGCATGTTATAATTTAAATGATCATCAGGAAGAG CTGAGAATCTACCTGCGAACATCTAACCTTGATAATGCATTTGCACACATCACCAAAGTGCAAGCAAACACTTTACTACTGAGTGTCTTCCGGGACATCGTAATATTGTTCAGAGCAGATTGTTCCATTTGCCTTTACAGTATTGAGAGAAGGCCTGAAGG tcttaaCCCTACTGCCAGTGTCCAAGTTCTTCAGGAAGTGTCCATGTCTCGATACATCCCCCATCCTTTTCTTGTAGTGTCTGTTACGTTGACATCGGTGAGGACAGAGACTGGCATCAGCTTGAAGATGCCTCAGCAG GCTTGTGAGGCTGAAAGTATTATGCTAAACTTAGCAGGACAGCTCATCATGCTGCAACGGGATCGATCTGGCCCCCAGATACGGGATAAGGATAATAATCCTAATCAAAGGAAGCAT CTGCCTTTCTGTGCTCCAGTTGTTCTAGCCCAGTCTGTTGAAAATGTGTGGACTACTTGCAGGATCAACAAACAGAAACGCCACTTATTGGAAGCTCTTTGGCTCAGCTGTGGTGGGGCAGGTATGAAAGTCTGGCTTCCCCTGTTTCCCAGAGATCATCGAAAACCACATTCCTTTCTGTCAAGACGGATCATGCTGCCTTTCCACATCAACATATACCCACTGGCTGTTTTGTTTGAAGATGCCTTGGTTCTTGGTGCTGTTAATGACACTGTGCTCTATGACTGTTTATACACTCAAACCAGTGCTAGAGAACATTTAGaggttctttttcctttctccattgTTGAGAGAACCTCTCAGATCTACCTCCATCACATTTTACGCCAGCTGTTGGTTAGGAACCTTGGTGAACAAGCCTTGCTTTTGGCTCACTCCTGTGCCACATTACCATACTTTCCTCATGTACTAGAACTGATGCTTCATGAAGTGCTGGAAGAAGAAGCTACCTCGCGGGAACCCATTCCCGACCCTCTGCTTCCCACTGTGGCAAAGTTCATTACAGAGTTCCCCCTCTTCCTGCAGACAGTAGTTCATTGTGCTAGGAAGACAGAGTATGCCCTGTGGAATTacctttttgctgctgttggaaACCCAAAGGACTTATTTGAAGAGTGCTTAATGGCCCAGGACTTGGACACAGCTGCCTCTTACCTTATTATCCTACAG AATATGGAAGTTCCAGCAGTTAGCAGACAACATGCCACTCTCCTGTTTAACACTGCCTTAGAGCAGGGAAAGTGGGATCTTTGTCGTCATATGATCAGATTTCTTAAAGCCATTGGTTCTGGAGAAACAGAGACACCTCCAGCTACACCAACAACTCAG GAACCCAGTTCAAGTAGTGGCTTTGAATTCTTCAGACATCGCAGCATTAGTTTATCCCAATCAGCAGAGAATCTCCACAGCAAATTTAACCTGACAAAAACACTGAGTATGCCCTCTGGCCCATCTGGAAAAAG GTGGAGTAAAGACAGTGACTGTGCTGAGAACATGTACATTGACATGATGCTTTGGCGGCATGCTCGGCGTCTGCTAGAAGAAATCAAGCTGAAAGACCTTGGTTGTTTTGCTGCACAGTTGGGCTTTGAGCTGATTGGCTGGCTGTGCAAGGAGCGAGCCAGAGCTGCTCGTGTCGAAGACTTTGTGTTCGCTTTGAAAAAGCTACACAAGGATTTCCTCTGGCCATTCCCAGTCATACCGGCTTCATCCATTAATTCACCCTTCAAGAACGGAAAGTACAAGACAGGTGCTGTAACATCTGAGTTGATTTGGACTAGGTTTCTCTTCTGCAATCCTACACCCATCAGTCTGAATATCTCCTTCCTCAATTCAGCCAAGCAAAGAACAGGCTGA
- the RIC1 gene encoding guanine nucleotide exchange factor subunit RIC1 isoform X1 produces MYFLSGWPKRLLCPLESPERPLHIRTDPQRAFFAVLAPSQLSVWYCRPSVLIVSYKELAKAASQFGPYKQAEWRPDSTMIAVSTAKGYILFFEIPSARDKYLYEPMYPKGSPHLKGTPHYKEEQCAPSLNLEMKKVLDLQASITSLQSMLEDLLVATADGFLHLVHWDGMTNGRKAINLCTVPFSVDLQSSRAGSFLGFEDVYIRDMEYCATLDGFAVVFNDGRVGFITPMSSRFTAEQLHGVWAQDVIDGTCVAVNNKYRLMAFGCANGSVQVYTIDTTTGAMQFSHKLELTPKQYPDIWNKTGPVKLIRWSPDSCVVMVTWECGGLSLWSVFGAQLICTLGGDFAYQSDGTKKDPLKISSMTWGSEGYHLWVIDGNSSQNTKSDRDAKNEPQQFGILQFHFIKSALTVNPCMSNQEQVLLQGEDRLYLNCGDATQAQNPRNTSAHSEHKPTRERGPFSDGNLDSQGLSTLLGHRHWHVVQIHSTYLESNWPIRFSAIDKLGQNVAVVGKFGFAHYSLLTKKWKLFGNITQEQNMIVTGGLAWWNDFIVLACYNLNDHQEELRIYLRTSNLDNAFAHITKVQANTLLLSVFRDIVILFRADCSICLYSIERRPEGLNPTASVQVLQEVSMSRYIPHPFLVVSVTLTSVRTETGISLKMPQQACEAESIMLNLAGQLIMLQRDRSGPQIRDKDNNPNQRKHLPFCAPVVLAQSVENVWTTCRINKQKRHLLEALWLSCGGAGMKVWLPLFPRDHRKPHSFLSRRIMLPFHINIYPLAVLFEDALVLGAVNDTVLYDCLYTQTSAREHLEVLFPFSIVERTSQIYLHHILRQLLVRNLGEQALLLAHSCATLPYFPHVLELMLHEVLEEEATSREPIPDPLLPTVAKFITEFPLFLQTVVHCARKTEYALWNYLFAAVGNPKDLFEECLMAQDLDTAASYLIILQNMEVPAVSRQHATLLFNTALEQGKWDLCRHMIRFLKAIGSGETETPPATPTTQEPSSSSGFEFFRHRSISLSQSAENLHSKFNLTKTLSMPSGPSGKRWSKDSDCAENMYIDMMLWRHARRLLEEIKLKDLGCFAAQLGFELIGWLCKERARAARVEDFVFALKKLHKDFLWPFPVIPASSINSPFKNGKYKTAMGEQLLKSQSADTFVNMEVDTGVSSTPRSRSWLGTISSSQREIDTASSHGPHMQDAFLSPLLIKGDECSIGSATDLTETSSMVDGDWTMVDENFSSLSLTQSELEHISLELASKGPHKSQVQLRYLLHIFMEAGCLDWCIIIGLILRESSVINQVFSLMQSSDIDGEICQNIKTGLYAVDKWASTDCPGYKPFLNIIKPQIQKLSEIAEEQVQPEAFQPVNPSKVTEQANTRAEESRTLISLGTNPQSDAGNSTASRHEEDKSKTEDEDSFQEGSYDCIVS; encoded by the exons aGGAAGCCCACATCTGAAGGGAACACCACATTATAAAGAAGAGCAATGTGCTCCTTCTTTAAAtctggaaatgaagaaagtgCTGGATCTACAAGCTTCTATCACAAG TTTGCAGTCCATGTTAGAGGATCTACTTGTTGCTACTGCTGATGGATTTCTCCATCTTGTTCACTGGGATGGTATGACCAATGGAAGGAAGGCCATCAACCTGTGTACAGTTCCATTTTCTGTGGATCTGCAGTCTTCTCGAG CAGGTTCATTTTTGGGCTTTGAAGATGTTTACATCAGAGATATGGAATACTGTGCCACACTTgatggttttgctgttgtttttaatgatggCAGAGTTGGTTTCATTACACCAATGTCAAGTAGATTCACTGCTGAG CAGCTCCATGGTGTCTGGGCACAAGATGTGATTGATGGAACTTGTGTGGCAGTGAATAACAAATACAGACTAATGGCATTTGGATGTGCCAA TGGCTCTGTGCAGGTTTATACAATAGATACCACCACGGGAGCCATGCAATTTTCTCATAAATTGGAGCTGACACCAAAACAATATCCTG atatTTGGAATAAAACAGGACCTGTTAAACTAATCAGATGGTCACCTGATAGCTGTGTTGTTATGGTGACCTGGGAATGTGGAGGCTTGTCCTTATGGAGTGTTTTTGGTGCTCAACTTATCTGTACTTTAGGAGGTGATTTTGC gtATCAGTCTGATGGTACTAAAAAGGACCCTCTAAAGATCAGTTCTATg accTGGGGTTCAGAAGGGTATCATCTGTGGGTCATTGATGGGAATTCTTCTCAAAACACTAAGTCTGACAGAGACGCAAAAAATGAACCTCAACAGTTTGGTATTCTGCAGTTCCATTTCATCAAGAGTGCACTCACTGTTAATCCTTGTATG agtaacCAGGAACAAGTCCTCCTGCAAGGAGAAGATCGCTTGTATTTGAACTGTGGAGATGCAACACAAGCCCAGAACCCCAGAAATACTTCAGCACACTCTGAACATAAGCCTACCAGGGAAAGAGGTCCATTTTCAGATGGCAATTTAGATTCTCAGGGTTTAAGCACTTTACTAGGACACCGGCATTGGCATGTCGTACAG ataCATAGTACTTATCTAGAGAGCAACTGGCCTATAAGG TTTTCAGCTATTGACAAGCTTGGGCAGAATGTAGCTGTTGTTGGCAAGTTCGGTTTTGCACATTATTCTTTACTCACCAAAAAATGGAAGCTGTTTGGAAACATTACCCAG gagcAAAATATGATCGTAACAGGAGGCTTAGCATGGTGGAATGACTTCATTGTTCTTGCATGTTATAATTTAAATGATCATCAGGAAGAG CTGAGAATCTACCTGCGAACATCTAACCTTGATAATGCATTTGCACACATCACCAAAGTGCAAGCAAACACTTTACTACTGAGTGTCTTCCGGGACATCGTAATATTGTTCAGAGCAGATTGTTCCATTTGCCTTTACAGTATTGAGAGAAGGCCTGAAGG tcttaaCCCTACTGCCAGTGTCCAAGTTCTTCAGGAAGTGTCCATGTCTCGATACATCCCCCATCCTTTTCTTGTAGTGTCTGTTACGTTGACATCGGTGAGGACAGAGACTGGCATCAGCTTGAAGATGCCTCAGCAG GCTTGTGAGGCTGAAAGTATTATGCTAAACTTAGCAGGACAGCTCATCATGCTGCAACGGGATCGATCTGGCCCCCAGATACGGGATAAGGATAATAATCCTAATCAAAGGAAGCAT CTGCCTTTCTGTGCTCCAGTTGTTCTAGCCCAGTCTGTTGAAAATGTGTGGACTACTTGCAGGATCAACAAACAGAAACGCCACTTATTGGAAGCTCTTTGGCTCAGCTGTGGTGGGGCAGGTATGAAAGTCTGGCTTCCCCTGTTTCCCAGAGATCATCGAAAACCACATTCCTTTCTGTCAAGACGGATCATGCTGCCTTTCCACATCAACATATACCCACTGGCTGTTTTGTTTGAAGATGCCTTGGTTCTTGGTGCTGTTAATGACACTGTGCTCTATGACTGTTTATACACTCAAACCAGTGCTAGAGAACATTTAGaggttctttttcctttctccattgTTGAGAGAACCTCTCAGATCTACCTCCATCACATTTTACGCCAGCTGTTGGTTAGGAACCTTGGTGAACAAGCCTTGCTTTTGGCTCACTCCTGTGCCACATTACCATACTTTCCTCATGTACTAGAACTGATGCTTCATGAAGTGCTGGAAGAAGAAGCTACCTCGCGGGAACCCATTCCCGACCCTCTGCTTCCCACTGTGGCAAAGTTCATTACAGAGTTCCCCCTCTTCCTGCAGACAGTAGTTCATTGTGCTAGGAAGACAGAGTATGCCCTGTGGAATTacctttttgctgctgttggaaACCCAAAGGACTTATTTGAAGAGTGCTTAATGGCCCAGGACTTGGACACAGCTGCCTCTTACCTTATTATCCTACAG AATATGGAAGTTCCAGCAGTTAGCAGACAACATGCCACTCTCCTGTTTAACACTGCCTTAGAGCAGGGAAAGTGGGATCTTTGTCGTCATATGATCAGATTTCTTAAAGCCATTGGTTCTGGAGAAACAGAGACACCTCCAGCTACACCAACAACTCAG GAACCCAGTTCAAGTAGTGGCTTTGAATTCTTCAGACATCGCAGCATTAGTTTATCCCAATCAGCAGAGAATCTCCACAGCAAATTTAACCTGACAAAAACACTGAGTATGCCCTCTGGCCCATCTGGAAAAAG GTGGAGTAAAGACAGTGACTGTGCTGAGAACATGTACATTGACATGATGCTTTGGCGGCATGCTCGGCGTCTGCTAGAAGAAATCAAGCTGAAAGACCTTGGTTGTTTTGCTGCACAGTTGGGCTTTGAGCTGATTGGCTGGCTGTGCAAGGAGCGAGCCAGAGCTGCTCGTGTCGAAGACTTTGTGTTCGCTTTGAAAAAGCTACACAAGGATTTCCTCTGGCCATTCCCAGTCATACCGGCTTCATCCATTAATTCACCCTTCAAGAACGGAAAGTACAAGACAG ccaTGGGGGAACAGCTGCTAAAATCTCAGTCTGCAGACACCTTTGTAAATATGGAAGTGGACACAGGGGTTTCAAGCACACCTAGGAGTCGCAGCTGGCTTGGCACTATCAGCTCCTCTCAGAGAGAAATTGACACGGCTTCATCCCATGGACCACACATGCAAGATGCattcctttctcctttgctAATCAAAG GTGATGAATGCAGCATTGGTTCAGCAACAGACCTGACTGAAACAAGTTCTATGGTGGATGGTGACTGGACCATGGTGGATGAGAACTTCTCCAGCCTAAGTCTAACTCAGTCAGAGCTTGAACATATCTCTCTAGAACTGGCCAGTAAAGGGCCACACAAGTCACAAGTCCAGCTGCG GTACTTGCTACATATCTTCATGGAAGCAGGATGTCTGGACTGGTGTATTATCATAGGTCTTATCCTCAGAGAATCTTCAGTAATCAACCAAGTTTTCAGTTTAATGCAATCCTCTGATATTGATGGAGAAATCTGTCAGAATATCAAGACTGGCCTATATGCTGTTGACAAATGGGCTTCTACAGACTG CCCTGGGTACAAGCCATTTCTAAATATCATCAAACCACAGATCCAGAAGCTAAGTGAAATAGCAGAAGAGCAAGTACAGCCTGAAGCTTTTCAGCCAGTGAATCCTTCTAAAGTTACAGAACAAGCAAACACCAGAGCTGAGGAAAGCAGGACTTTGATTAGCCTCGGCACTAATCCTCAGAGCGATGCTGGCAACAGCACTGCTAGCAGACATGAAGAGGATAAGTCTAAGACAGAGGATGAGGATTCATTCCAAGAGGGCAGTTATGACTGTATTGTGTCTTAA